In bacterium, the genomic stretch ATCTATTTATTGGACGGAAAAGCTAATGAATATGTGCGGGAGGTCCACTATGGCAAGGAGAGAAGAAGACAGTTTGGGGATTCTCTATCCCAGGATGCTCCTTTAATTCGGATATTATCCAAAAACAGAGATACAAGACCTCTCTTAAGAGAGGAAGTTATCAGTCATTTTGAGACCAACGAGCCTGAACATCTGAAAGAAATTAAAGCACAATTGAGAAGTATGGGAGCGGCTGTACTATTGCCTGCTTTTCTTGGTGGAGAGCTGGTCGCCTTTTTGGTGTTGGGTACAAAGCGTTCCAAAGAGATTTACACGCCTGACGATTTAGGCATGTTTAAGATTTTGGCGGGGCAGGCGGGTTTAGCAATTGAGAATGCTCAGTTCTATCAGGAACTTAAAGAGGCTCAAGCGACAATACTTCAGGCAGCTAAGCTTTCTTCCATAGGTGAGTTGGCTGCTGGCTTTGCCCATCAAATAGATAACCCTTTAGGGGTTATTAGCCTGGGATGTCAATTGTGCCTCCGTGATATAAAAGAAGATTTCACTCAGGAGAATCTGACTGAAAAAGGTAAAAAGGCCTTGGAAGCGATGGAAGACAGGATGAATAAAGTAATAGATACTGCTCACCGGGCAGCTGACCTTGTCCAGAGAATAAGGGGTTATGCCAAGCCTGCGGACAGGGATTTTGAGCAGGTAGACTTGAATCCTGTAATGGAAGATGCATTGAGTTTAGCCCAGTATCAAATTATCCATGGAGGGATTAATGTAAATAAAGACATTCCTCAGGATTTGCCGAAGATAAAAGGGATTGGCGTCCAGCTGGAACAGGTATTTTTGAATATGATTTTAAATGCCTGCGAGGCAATGGCTGGTAAGAAAGGAGAACTTACCATTTCAGTAAGAGTGGAAAAAGATGATCCCCATAGAGTTGAGGTAATTCTCGCAGATAATGGTTGCGGGATTCCCAAAGAGAACTTGAAAAAATTGTATGATATCTTCTATACTACCAAGGGTCCGCGAGGAACGGGGGTGGGCCTGTCAATGGCTTATCGGATAGTAAAAGACCATAACGGAAATATAAATGTAGAAAGCGAGATAGGGAAGGGAACCAGGTTTATTATTTCTTTACCAATATGGGAAGAGAAAAAAACTTAACCCCCTCACCCTTACCCTCTCCCCGAGGGGAAAGGGAGAAAAAGAAGGAGAGGGGAAATAGCGAAACTTGTTTCGCGTCAACGCACCGCAAGCGGTGCTACTCCAATTATTGGATTCCTCCCGAAAGGGAGGAACCCCGCTTGGTCACTTAAATATGCGAAAACCAATAATTGTTTTACTTGGGCCAACTGCTTCCGGGAAGACGGAAGTTGCCTTATCTTTAGCCAGGAAGGTTAACGCCGAAATTATTTCTGCTGATTCGATGCAGGTATATAAATATCTTAACATTGGAACTGCCAAGCCTTCGAGAAGAATAAGACAGACTATTCCCCATCACCTTATTGATATCAAGTATCCGGATGAGGAGTTCAGCGCTGGCGAATTTCAGTTGAGAGCAATAAAAGCTATTGAAAGAATTTTCAAGAAAGAGAAACTACCTATTTTGATTGGGGGCACTGCTTTATATATCCGCACCATAACCGACGGTATCTGTCCTATCCCGTCGAGAAATGATAAAGTCAGGAAACATCTTTCTCAACTTGCTAAGAAATATGGTAGAAGTTATCTTTATAAAAGACTTGGGAAAATCGATAAAAAGGCTTGCGAGAAAATTCACCCAAATAATCTAAAACGAATCATTCGTGCTTTAGAAATATACTCTTTAACCAAGATTCCCTTCTCTGCCTGGCAGGATAGGAGATACTCTCTTCCCTATCCAATAATTACATTCGGTCTCGATTGGGAAAGAAACCTCGTCTATGAGAGAATTGGTCGTCGGGTGGATGAAATGGTTAAGGAAGGACTGATCGGGGAAGTTAAAAAATTGTTAACCAAGGGCTATTCCAAAAGACTTAACTCTCTACAGGGTTTAGGATACAGACAGGCAATAGAATTTTTAGAAGGAAAATACGACCGGGAGAGAATGAAATATCTGATTAAAAGGGATACACGGCGCTATGCCAAAAGGCAATTGACCTGGTGGAGGAAGGATGGGCGAATCCACTGGATTAAGATGGATGAAGGAAAGAAGGCAAAAGAAGTTGCTGGAGAGATAAAAAATATTTGTCAAAGAAAGCGATTTTTAGTATAATAAACCAAACTTGTTAAAGTCTTTTCTGAACTATCTTTTCAAATGTTAGATTTATAGGCACGCTTTTAACCGTGTAAATGTAGTGTAGGGCTTTATGCCCGTAATTTGAAATTTGTAGTGTAGGGGCTTGTCCCCGTAAACATTACGCCCATAAAGGGCTACACTACCCACAACTTTTGGAAAAGTAATTGAAAGGGGGCTTTTTAATTAAGAAACTTAAGGAGACGGAATATTACAAAAAGGAGAAAGTGCTTCTGGTAGGAGTAGAACTGATGGGTAAAAATGCCAGGCTGGTTGAGGAAAGCCTGGAGGAACTGGCTTTTCTGACGAGTTCAGCCAATGCTGAAGTTACTTGTCAAACAACCCAAAGAAGAGAGCGAATCGATCCCGCCTGCTTTATCGGGAGAGGAAAAGCTTCGGAGATAAAAAATCTCTGCGCTGAACAGGAAATTAATACAGTCATTTTTGATGATGACCTTTCGCCTGCGCAGCAGAGAAATTTAGAAGAAATTATTAAGTGCAAGGTTATTGACCGCACTCGCTTAATTTTAGACATATTCGCCAGTAGAGCTCGCACCCAGGAGGGGAAATTACAGGTAGAGTTGGCTCAGTTAACTTACC encodes the following:
- the miaA gene encoding tRNA (adenosine(37)-N6)-dimethylallyltransferase MiaA produces the protein MRKPIIVLLGPTASGKTEVALSLARKVNAEIISADSMQVYKYLNIGTAKPSRRIRQTIPHHLIDIKYPDEEFSAGEFQLRAIKAIERIFKKEKLPILIGGTALYIRTITDGICPIPSRNDKVRKHLSQLAKKYGRSYLYKRLGKIDKKACEKIHPNNLKRIIRALEIYSLTKIPFSAWQDRRYSLPYPIITFGLDWERNLVYERIGRRVDEMVKEGLIGEVKKLLTKGYSKRLNSLQGLGYRQAIEFLEGKYDRERMKYLIKRDTRRYAKRQLTWWRKDGRIHWIKMDEGKKAKEVAGEIKNICQRKRFLV
- a CDS encoding ATP-binding protein — translated: IYLLDGKANEYVREVHYGKERRRQFGDSLSQDAPLIRILSKNRDTRPLLREEVISHFETNEPEHLKEIKAQLRSMGAAVLLPAFLGGELVAFLVLGTKRSKEIYTPDDLGMFKILAGQAGLAIENAQFYQELKEAQATILQAAKLSSIGELAAGFAHQIDNPLGVISLGCQLCLRDIKEDFTQENLTEKGKKALEAMEDRMNKVIDTAHRAADLVQRIRGYAKPADRDFEQVDLNPVMEDALSLAQYQIIHGGINVNKDIPQDLPKIKGIGVQLEQVFLNMILNACEAMAGKKGELTISVRVEKDDPHRVEVILADNGCGIPKENLKKLYDIFYTTKGPRGTGVGLSMAYRIVKDHNGNINVESEIGKGTRFIISLPIWEEKKT